A DNA window from Bradyrhizobium barranii subsp. barranii contains the following coding sequences:
- a CDS encoding aminotransferase class III-fold pyridoxal phosphate-dependent enzyme, whose translation METTLPILSFSVAAAASAAAAFPKLKARIELSRAKHRSLAGHSKMSRRVAKLLPFYEFEGDKYFGCDGAPDNVVKQRKDAFFRLASLYAERYPKGRAMTKEAAEKISDLHFTETYRVPFQFSRLVREHLGTSTFLESSSGVTVTDVDGNTSYDLTGSYGVNIFGNDFYKECIEGSEKRAHALGPVLGPYHPVILENVQRLCQISGLDEVSFHMSGTEAVMQAVRLARYHTKRTHLVRFAGAYHGWWGDVQPGVGNPIPAHETYTLAEMSEKTLHVLRTRKDIACVLVNPLQGLHPNGNAPGDSSLVDSSRGGNFDRAAYTEWLKKLREVCTERGIALIFDEVFVGFRLAAGGAQEYFGVKADMVTYGKSLAGGLPVGVVCGKKELMRRFRDDRPADICFARGTFNSHPYVMTAMDEFLSRLASPNFRAIYDGLDTTWNGRAQKLNQMMTDADLPVRFANFSSIWTVKYTTPSRYNWMLQYYLRAEGLSLSWVGTGRLIFSLNYTDADFTEVAERFVRAAEKMKADGFWWHDGVLTNKNIKRQILKEMLAKRFGR comes from the coding sequence ATGGAAACGACACTCCCGATTCTCTCATTTTCCGTGGCCGCCGCAGCGTCCGCTGCCGCCGCCTTCCCGAAGCTCAAGGCGCGGATCGAACTCTCCCGCGCCAAGCACCGGTCGCTCGCCGGACACTCCAAGATGTCGCGCCGGGTGGCCAAGCTGCTCCCGTTCTACGAGTTCGAAGGTGACAAGTATTTCGGCTGCGACGGCGCGCCTGATAACGTGGTGAAGCAGCGCAAGGACGCCTTCTTCCGCCTCGCCAGCCTTTACGCCGAGCGCTACCCCAAGGGCCGCGCGATGACGAAGGAAGCGGCGGAAAAGATCTCCGACCTGCACTTCACCGAGACCTACCGCGTGCCGTTCCAGTTCTCGCGCCTCGTCCGCGAGCATCTGGGCACCTCGACCTTCCTGGAATCGTCCAGCGGCGTCACCGTCACGGATGTCGACGGCAACACCTCCTACGACCTCACCGGGTCCTACGGCGTCAACATCTTCGGCAACGACTTCTACAAGGAGTGCATCGAGGGCTCGGAGAAGCGGGCGCACGCGCTCGGTCCGGTGCTCGGCCCCTACCATCCCGTTATCCTCGAGAACGTGCAACGGCTCTGCCAGATCTCGGGCCTCGACGAGGTCTCGTTCCACATGTCCGGCACCGAGGCCGTCATGCAGGCGGTGCGGCTTGCGCGCTACCACACCAAGCGGACGCATCTCGTTCGTTTCGCCGGCGCCTATCACGGCTGGTGGGGCGACGTGCAGCCCGGCGTCGGCAATCCGATTCCCGCGCACGAGACCTACACCCTCGCCGAGATGTCCGAGAAGACATTGCACGTGCTGCGCACGCGCAAGGACATCGCCTGCGTGCTGGTCAATCCGTTGCAGGGCCTGCATCCGAACGGCAACGCGCCCGGCGATTCCTCGCTGGTCGATTCCTCCCGCGGCGGCAACTTTGACCGCGCGGCGTATACCGAGTGGCTGAAGAAGCTGCGCGAAGTCTGCACCGAGCGCGGCATCGCGCTGATCTTCGACGAGGTCTTCGTCGGCTTCCGACTCGCAGCCGGCGGCGCCCAGGAGTACTTTGGCGTCAAGGCCGACATGGTGACCTACGGCAAGAGCCTCGCCGGCGGCCTGCCGGTCGGCGTCGTTTGCGGCAAGAAGGAATTGATGCGCCGCTTCCGCGACGATCGCCCCGCCGACATCTGCTTCGCCCGCGGCACCTTCAACTCGCACCCCTACGTCATGACGGCGATGGACGAGTTCTTGAGCCGGCTCGCCAGCCCGAACTTCCGTGCCATCTATGATGGGCTGGACACTACCTGGAACGGCCGCGCGCAAAAGCTCAACCAAATGATGACCGACGCCGACCTGCCGGTGCGGTTCGCCAACTTCTCGTCGATCTGGACGGTGAAATACACCACCCCGTCCCGCTACAACTGGATGCTGCAATATTACCTGCGCGCCGAAGGCCTGTCGCTGAGTTGGGTCGGCACCGGACGGCTGATCTTCAGCCTGAACTACACCGACGCCGATTTCACCGAGGTCGCCGAGCGCTTCGTCCGGGCGGCCGAGAAGATGAAGGCCGACGGCTTCTGGTGGCACGACGGCGTGCTCACCAACAAGAATATCAAGCGGCAGATTTTGAAAGAGATGCTGGCCAAGCGTTTTGGGCGCTGA
- a CDS encoding class I SAM-dependent methyltransferase translates to MAKIMNLDGTQQLDLTRGTVEQAYDRWAPVYDLVFGGVFAKGRQAAIAATNKIGGRVLEVGVGTGISLPLYAPHLRIFGTDISEAMLDKARQRVSECKLKNVEGLAVMDAEKLEFPDNSFDVVMAQYVVTAVPNPEKALDEFARVLRPGGELIILTRVSADTGMRRFIEQRLQPVVRPLGFRTAEFAWSRYTKWLAGANGIELAERRLIPPLGHFSLVRFRKVDVAKAA, encoded by the coding sequence ATGGCTAAGATCATGAACCTTGACGGCACCCAGCAGCTCGACCTCACCCGTGGCACGGTCGAGCAGGCCTATGACCGCTGGGCGCCCGTCTACGATCTCGTGTTCGGCGGCGTGTTCGCCAAGGGCCGGCAGGCCGCGATCGCGGCCACCAACAAGATCGGGGGCCGCGTGCTCGAGGTCGGCGTCGGCACCGGCATCTCGCTGCCGCTCTACGCGCCGCATCTGCGCATCTTCGGCACCGACATTTCGGAAGCGATGCTCGACAAGGCGCGCCAGCGGGTCAGCGAGTGCAAGCTGAAGAACGTCGAGGGCCTCGCGGTGATGGACGCCGAGAAGCTCGAATTCCCCGACAATTCCTTCGACGTGGTGATGGCGCAATATGTCGTCACCGCCGTACCGAACCCGGAGAAGGCGCTCGACGAATTCGCGCGCGTGCTGCGCCCCGGCGGCGAGCTGATCATCCTGACCCGCGTCAGCGCCGACACCGGCATGCGCCGCTTCATCGAGCAGAGGCTCCAGCCGGTGGTGCGCCCGCTCGGCTTCCGGACCGCCGAGTTCGCCTGGTCGCGTTATACGAAGTGGCTGGCCGGTGCCAACGGCATCGAGCTCGCCGAGCGCCGCCTGATTCCGCCGCTCGGCCATTTCTCGCTGGTGCGCTTCCGCAAGGTCGACGTCGCCAAGGCGGCCTGA
- a CDS encoding glycosyltransferase family 4 protein: MRVLIATDAWHPQVNGVVRTLTSLANAAKALDVEIDFLTPDGFRSWPLPTYPGLRIALPSGKEIARRIEKAAPEALHIATEGPIGWAARAYCRRNRLAFTTSYTTRFPEYVSVRTGIPDAVGYAVLRHFHDAAAMTMVATPSLRQELSERGFKRLGFWTRGVNTELFHPDSPAKLDLPGPIFMTMGRVAVEKNLEAFLSLDLPGTKVVVGDGPQKAALEKKYPDAVFLGEKKGADLTAHLAAADVFVFPSLTDTFGVVQLEALACGTPVAAFPVTGPKDVIADHPIGAIDHDLRTACLRALTMSRETCRNFALERSWENSARQFVGNLTSLQPSRILRASPVMARRPVRG; the protein is encoded by the coding sequence ATGCGGGTATTAATCGCGACTGACGCCTGGCATCCGCAGGTCAACGGTGTGGTCCGGACGCTGACCTCGCTGGCGAACGCGGCCAAGGCGCTCGACGTAGAGATCGACTTCCTCACCCCGGACGGCTTTCGGTCCTGGCCGCTGCCGACCTATCCGGGCCTGCGCATCGCGCTGCCGAGCGGTAAGGAGATCGCGCGGCGGATCGAGAAGGCGGCGCCGGAAGCGCTGCACATCGCGACCGAGGGGCCGATCGGCTGGGCCGCGCGCGCCTATTGCCGCCGCAACCGCCTTGCCTTCACCACCTCCTACACGACGCGCTTTCCCGAATACGTCTCGGTGCGGACCGGCATCCCTGATGCCGTCGGCTATGCCGTGCTGCGCCACTTCCACGATGCCGCCGCGATGACAATGGTGGCGACGCCTTCGCTGCGGCAGGAGCTCTCCGAGCGCGGCTTCAAGCGGCTCGGCTTCTGGACGCGCGGCGTCAACACCGAGCTGTTTCATCCAGACAGTCCGGCCAAGCTCGATTTGCCGGGCCCGATCTTCATGACCATGGGCCGCGTTGCGGTGGAGAAGAACCTCGAAGCGTTCCTCTCGCTCGACCTGCCCGGTACCAAGGTCGTCGTCGGCGACGGCCCGCAGAAGGCGGCGCTCGAAAAGAAATATCCGGATGCCGTCTTCCTCGGCGAGAAGAAGGGCGCGGATCTGACCGCGCATCTCGCCGCCGCCGATGTCTTCGTCTTCCCGAGCCTGACCGACACGTTCGGTGTGGTGCAGCTCGAGGCGCTCGCCTGCGGCACGCCGGTGGCGGCGTTTCCGGTGACAGGCCCCAAGGACGTCATCGCCGATCACCCGATCGGCGCGATCGACCATGATCTGCGTACCGCGTGCCTGCGCGCGCTCACCATGTCGCGCGAGACCTGCCGCAACTTCGCGCTGGAGCGTTCCTGGGAAAACAGCGCGCGTCAGTTCGTCGGAAATCTCACCTCACTTCAGCCCAGCCGCATCCTGCGCGCCTCGCCGGTCATGGCGCGGCGGCCGGTGCGCGGCTGA
- a CDS encoding L,D-transpeptidase, with protein MINLDTFKTYSRAVALSAIAISAIAFAGPAKAAPVQLFPFFQPLPPMAAPQPYQPYQATPYQAAPSQDQDAVEMPARFRRQTVSYATREAPGTIIIDTPNTYLYYVLGNGQAVRYGIGVGRDGFTWSGVQSVTKKAEWPDWTPPPEMIARQPYLPRHMAGGPGNPLGARAMYLGGTIYRIHGTNAPDTIGKHVSSGCIRLTNDDVTDLYSRVNVGTKVIVLPMTERRADLGAATR; from the coding sequence ATGATCAATCTGGACACGTTCAAGACGTATTCGCGCGCCGTTGCGCTCAGCGCCATCGCGATCTCCGCAATCGCATTTGCCGGTCCGGCCAAGGCTGCGCCCGTGCAGCTCTTCCCGTTCTTCCAGCCGCTGCCGCCGATGGCCGCGCCGCAGCCGTACCAGCCCTATCAGGCGACGCCTTACCAGGCCGCGCCGTCCCAGGATCAGGATGCGGTCGAGATGCCGGCCCGCTTCCGCCGCCAGACCGTCTCCTACGCGACACGCGAGGCGCCGGGCACCATCATCATCGATACGCCCAACACCTATCTCTATTACGTGCTCGGCAACGGCCAGGCCGTTCGCTACGGCATCGGCGTCGGCCGCGACGGCTTCACCTGGTCAGGCGTGCAGTCGGTGACCAAGAAGGCCGAGTGGCCGGATTGGACCCCGCCGCCGGAAATGATCGCCCGCCAGCCCTATCTGCCGCGCCACATGGCCGGCGGCCCCGGCAATCCGCTCGGCGCCCGCGCCATGTATCTCGGCGGCACCATCTACCGCATCCACGGCACCAACGCCCCCGACACGATCGGCAAGCACGTCTCGTCCGGCTGCATCCGCCTGACCAATGACGACGTCACCGACCTCTACTCCCGCGTCAACGTCGGCACCAAGGTGATCGTGCTGCCGATGACGGAACGCCGCGCGGACCTCGGCGCCGCGACGCGCTAA
- a CDS encoding c-type cytochrome: protein MRSRLQMSPGPWLRPIVGAGALTLLLSAPYSLAQQPVNDEAAQRAFNNSCRTCHSVKDGDNRLGPNLNKIVGRKAGSLPNYNYSPSMKDAGFVWDRDKLTRFMVKPDEVVSGNKMQPYGGVSAEDAAKVVAYLQATSGSQ from the coding sequence ATGCGATCACGCCTGCAGATGTCGCCCGGTCCATGGCTGCGCCCGATCGTCGGTGCCGGCGCATTGACGCTGCTCCTGTCGGCGCCCTATTCGCTCGCCCAGCAGCCGGTGAACGACGAGGCGGCCCAGCGGGCTTTCAACAATTCCTGTCGCACCTGCCACTCGGTGAAGGATGGCGACAATCGCCTCGGTCCCAATCTCAACAAGATCGTGGGACGCAAGGCCGGCTCGCTGCCGAACTACAACTACTCCCCGTCGATGAAGGACGCCGGCTTCGTCTGGGACCGGGACAAGCTGACCCGCTTCATGGTCAAGCCGGATGAGGTCGTGTCCGGCAACAAGATGCAGCCATATGGCGGCGTCTCCGCGGAGGACGCGGCCAAGGTGGTTGCTTATCTGCAGGCGACGTCGGGTTCACAGTAG
- a CDS encoding GIY-YIG nuclease family protein — MTEGAYLYILRCVDGSYYIGTTRTELELRIAQHNAGTFGGYTKSRRPVTLVFSQWFVRITDAIECERKLKKWSRAKKEAFMRDDFAELHELAKRGSHHPSRRPPQAGSSG, encoded by the coding sequence ATGACAGAAGGCGCGTACCTCTACATTCTCAGATGCGTCGACGGTAGCTATTACATCGGCACGACGCGTACCGAGCTTGAGCTCAGAATCGCGCAGCACAACGCCGGCACGTTCGGCGGCTATACGAAGTCACGCAGGCCCGTGACCCTGGTCTTCTCGCAATGGTTCGTCCGGATTACTGACGCGATCGAATGCGAGCGCAAACTCAAGAAATGGAGCCGCGCCAAGAAGGAAGCCTTCATGCGCGACGATTTTGCCGAGCTGCATGAATTGGCGAAGCGCGGATCTCATCATCCTTCGAGACGCCCGCCTCAGGCGGGCTCCTCAGGATGA
- a CDS encoding DUF899 domain-containing protein encodes MMTSADNAGTNGQAAMQTPPVVSPQDWEAARQQLLVKEKAHTRARDALAAERRRMPWMDVTKIYAFEGPGGKISLVDLFQGRRQLIVYRAFFEPGVFGWPDQACRGCSMVADQVAHVSHLNARDTTLVFASRAPQADIIRLKQRMGWTMPWVTVTDSFDADFGVDEWHGTNVFYRDGDRIFRTYFIKSRGDEQMGGTWNYLDITPLGRQEVWEDSPKGYPQTPTYKWWNWHDSYAEGAAPDKKWVEISTAGEKAFREEAAEGRD; translated from the coding sequence ATGATGACATCAGCAGACAACGCAGGGACTAACGGACAGGCCGCCATGCAAACACCGCCGGTGGTGTCGCCGCAGGACTGGGAGGCCGCCCGTCAGCAACTGCTCGTGAAGGAAAAGGCGCATACCCGTGCCCGCGACGCCCTCGCCGCCGAGCGCCGGCGCATGCCGTGGATGGACGTCACCAAAATCTATGCGTTCGAGGGGCCCGGCGGCAAGATCAGTCTGGTGGATCTGTTCCAGGGCCGGCGGCAGCTGATCGTCTACCGGGCCTTCTTCGAGCCGGGCGTGTTCGGCTGGCCCGATCAAGCCTGCCGGGGCTGCTCCATGGTGGCCGACCAGGTCGCCCATGTCTCGCATCTGAACGCCCGCGACACCACGCTCGTGTTCGCCTCGCGCGCGCCCCAGGCCGACATCATCAGGCTGAAGCAGCGGATGGGCTGGACCATGCCCTGGGTCACCGTCACCGACAGTTTCGATGCCGATTTCGGCGTCGACGAATGGCACGGCACCAACGTGTTCTACCGCGACGGCGACCGCATCTTCCGCACCTACTTCATCAAGAGCCGCGGCGACGAGCAGATGGGCGGCACCTGGAACTATCTCGACATCACCCCGCTCGGCCGGCAGGAGGTCTGGGAGGACTCGCCAAAGGGCTATCCGCAGACGCCAACCTACAAATGGTGGAACTGGCACGACAGCTACGCGGAAGGCGCCGCGCCGGACAAGAAGTGGGTCGAGATCTCGACGGCCGGCGAGAAGGCTTTTCGCGAGGAGGCCGCGGAAGGCCGTGACTAG
- a CDS encoding Vgb family protein has translation MKRSAAEIVREYGPFAGVEAVHGVTYDGTHVWFASGDKLNAVDPANGRIARSIDVAAHAGTAFDGRHLFQIAEDRIQKIDAATGKVISTIPAPGGGGDSGLAWAEGSLWVGQYRERKIHQVDPETGKILRTIESKRFVTGVTWVDGELWHGTWEGEESDLRRIDPETGKVLEQLDLPAGTMVSGLESDGGDRFFCGGGDRGNVRAVRRPRRS, from the coding sequence ATGAAGCGTTCCGCCGCCGAGATCGTCAGGGAGTACGGACCTTTCGCGGGTGTCGAGGCCGTGCATGGCGTCACCTATGACGGCACCCATGTCTGGTTCGCATCCGGCGACAAGCTGAATGCGGTCGATCCGGCCAACGGCAGGATCGCACGCTCCATCGATGTCGCCGCGCATGCGGGGACGGCATTCGACGGCCGGCACCTGTTCCAGATCGCCGAGGATCGCATCCAGAAGATCGACGCCGCGACCGGCAAGGTGATCAGCACGATTCCGGCCCCGGGCGGCGGCGGCGATTCCGGATTGGCCTGGGCGGAGGGCTCGCTGTGGGTCGGTCAGTATCGCGAGCGCAAGATCCATCAGGTCGATCCGGAAACGGGAAAGATCCTCCGCACCATCGAAAGCAAGCGCTTCGTGACCGGCGTCACCTGGGTCGACGGCGAGCTCTGGCATGGCACCTGGGAGGGCGAGGAAAGCGATTTGCGCCGGATTGATCCTGAGACCGGCAAGGTGCTGGAGCAGCTCGACCTGCCCGCCGGGACGATGGTTTCAGGATTGGAGTCCGACGGCGGCGACCGCTTCTTTTGCGGCGGCGGCGATCGCGGCAATGTGAGGGCGGTCCGCCGCCCGAGGCGCAGCTAG
- a CDS encoding DUF4403 family protein produces the protein MRLTLNLKTVLIAVAVLAASFFVSLKAMDWLSPRAATTAPPVAQLPPLPQVAKSSIVVAPVAIAISAIREQAEKAAPRNFAGKADNPISQILENADIGWSAVRGPMAAAGDKDVLTISTPLNGKLNVTGSLSSKATGALGDALGSVLGGDAAKRIGAVNIKNLNASAEIKGNVVVTSRPKLAANWHLEPNLGAQVNLGDTNLNVSGAKVNVPAQVKPLIDKNVGEQINIVSERIRNDPSLRDNAKLQWAKACRSIPLQGSGSSAALPPLWLEMKPTRAIAAQPRVDAQNVTLLLGLELETRVTSTSTKPDCPFPDKISIVPPTGTGVNIGVPIDVPFTEINKLIAAQMVGHTYPEDGSGPVDVTVKGVNVVPSGDRLLISLLVRANEKKSWLGLGAEATVHIWGRPMLDQAQQTLRLADIQLAVESEAAFGLLGAAARAVVPQMQQALVQKATLDLKPIAANAREKIAAAIADYQKSEDGLKVDAKIDSLTLADIAFDSKTLRIVAEAGGSLNVYVTKLSGM, from the coding sequence ATGCGACTGACGCTGAACTTGAAGACTGTCTTGATCGCCGTGGCGGTGCTCGCGGCGTCGTTTTTCGTCAGCCTGAAGGCGATGGACTGGCTGTCGCCGCGCGCGGCGACGACTGCGCCGCCGGTCGCACAATTGCCGCCGCTGCCGCAGGTCGCGAAGAGCTCGATCGTGGTGGCGCCGGTTGCGATCGCGATATCGGCGATCCGTGAACAGGCCGAGAAAGCCGCGCCGCGCAATTTCGCCGGCAAGGCCGACAACCCGATTTCGCAGATCCTGGAGAATGCCGACATCGGCTGGTCCGCCGTGCGCGGGCCGATGGCGGCTGCCGGCGACAAGGACGTGCTGACGATCTCGACGCCGCTCAACGGCAAGCTCAACGTGACGGGCTCGCTGTCGTCGAAAGCCACCGGCGCGCTTGGCGACGCGCTGGGCAGCGTGCTCGGCGGTGACGCAGCGAAACGGATCGGCGCGGTCAACATCAAGAATTTGAACGCCAGCGCCGAGATCAAGGGCAACGTGGTCGTCACCTCGCGCCCGAAGCTCGCGGCCAACTGGCATCTCGAGCCAAATCTCGGCGCCCAGGTCAATCTCGGCGACACGAACCTCAACGTCTCCGGCGCCAAGGTCAACGTGCCGGCGCAGGTGAAGCCGCTGATCGACAAGAATGTCGGCGAGCAGATCAACATCGTCTCCGAGCGCATCCGCAACGATCCCTCGCTGCGCGACAATGCGAAGCTGCAATGGGCCAAGGCCTGCCGCTCGATCCCGCTGCAGGGCTCGGGCTCCTCGGCCGCGCTGCCGCCGCTCTGGCTCGAGATGAAACCGACCCGTGCCATCGCGGCGCAGCCGCGCGTCGACGCGCAGAACGTGACGCTGCTGCTCGGCCTCGAGCTCGAGACGCGCGTAACCTCGACGTCGACCAAGCCGGACTGTCCCTTCCCCGACAAGATCTCGATCGTGCCCCCGACCGGCACCGGCGTGAACATCGGCGTGCCGATCGACGTGCCCTTCACCGAGATCAACAAGCTGATCGCGGCGCAGATGGTCGGCCACACCTATCCCGAGGACGGCTCCGGTCCGGTCGACGTCACCGTGAAAGGCGTCAACGTGGTGCCGTCGGGCGATCGTCTCCTGATCTCGCTGCTGGTGCGCGCCAACGAAAAGAAGAGCTGGCTCGGTCTCGGCGCCGAAGCGACCGTGCACATCTGGGGCCGACCGATGCTCGACCAGGCGCAGCAGACGCTGCGGCTCGCCGACATCCAGCTCGCGGTGGAATCCGAGGCCGCCTTCGGCCTGCTCGGCGCGGCCGCACGCGCGGTGGTGCCGCAGATGCAGCAGGCCTTGGTGCAGAAAGCGACGCTCGATCTGAAGCCAATCGCCGCCAATGCGCGCGAGAAGATCGCGGCCGCGATCGCCGACTACCAGAAGAGCGAGGATGGCCTCAAGGTCGACGCCAAGATCGACAGCCTGACCCTCGCCGACATCGCCTTCGATTCCAAGACGCTGCGCATCGTCGCCGAAGCCGGCGGCTCGCTGAACGTCTACGTGACGAAGCTGTCGGGGATGTAG
- a CDS encoding ABC transporter ATP-binding protein encodes MEAGMVTPAPALVRFSGIQKTYDGEHLVVKNLDLEIRKGEFVTLLGPSGSGKTTTLMMLAGFEVPTHGEIYLAERPIKNVPPHKRDIGMVFQNYALFPHLTIAENIAFPLSVRNTAKAEAQERVNAALRMIKMETLAHRRPGQLSGGQQQRVALARALVFNPQLVLMDEPLGALDKRLREQMQLEIKQLHETMGITVVYVTHDQSEALTMSDRIAVFNDGIVQQIDRPDALYEHPVNSFVAHFIGENNVLSGTVETVEKDYCRVTLAGGGAVTARAVNVSGADASTSLSVRPERIAIIPDGTSSEGPNRLPAKVQNTIYRGDHALAVLDVAGNGEFMVKLQPGTHDGLRHGNLRSGESVFITFRPEDCLALDPV; translated from the coding sequence ATGGAAGCCGGCATGGTCACGCCTGCGCCGGCGCTGGTGCGCTTTTCCGGCATTCAGAAGACCTACGATGGCGAGCACCTCGTGGTGAAGAACCTCGATCTCGAAATCAGGAAGGGCGAGTTCGTCACCCTGCTCGGTCCGTCGGGCTCGGGCAAGACGACCACGCTGATGATGCTGGCCGGCTTCGAGGTTCCAACCCATGGCGAAATCTACCTCGCCGAACGGCCGATCAAGAACGTGCCGCCGCATAAGCGCGACATCGGCATGGTGTTCCAGAACTATGCCTTGTTCCCGCACCTGACGATCGCGGAGAATATCGCCTTCCCGCTATCCGTTCGCAACACGGCCAAGGCCGAGGCGCAGGAACGCGTCAACGCGGCGTTGCGCATGATCAAGATGGAAACCCTGGCGCACCGGCGGCCCGGGCAGCTGTCCGGCGGTCAGCAGCAGCGCGTGGCGCTGGCCCGCGCGCTGGTTTTCAATCCGCAGCTCGTGCTGATGGACGAGCCCCTGGGGGCCCTCGACAAGCGCCTGCGGGAGCAGATGCAACTGGAGATCAAGCAGCTGCACGAGACGATGGGCATCACCGTCGTCTACGTCACCCACGATCAGAGCGAAGCGCTCACCATGTCGGATCGCATCGCCGTGTTCAACGACGGCATCGTGCAGCAGATCGACCGGCCCGACGCGCTGTATGAGCATCCGGTGAACAGCTTCGTCGCTCACTTCATCGGTGAGAACAACGTGCTGTCCGGCACCGTCGAGACGGTCGAGAAGGACTATTGCCGCGTCACGCTGGCTGGTGGCGGCGCCGTGACCGCACGGGCGGTCAATGTATCGGGCGCGGACGCATCGACCTCCCTGTCGGTGCGGCCGGAGCGGATCGCCATCATCCCGGACGGCACCTCCAGCGAGGGACCGAACCGGCTGCCGGCCAAGGTGCAGAACACCATCTATCGCGGCGACCACGCGCTGGCCGTGCTCGATGTCGCCGGCAACGGGGAGTTCATGGTTAAGCTTCAGCCGGGGACGCATGACGGATTGAGACATGGCAATCTAAGATCTGGTGAAAGCGTATTCATCACCTTCCGTCCCGAGGACTGCCTGGCCCTCGATCCCGTCTGA
- a CDS encoding ABC transporter substrate-binding protein, translating to MLKRKTGKIALGFAVAFSASAALATVAQARNLTVVSWGGAYQDAQKKVYFEPFKKAAGVAMNDESWDGGVGVLRAKVQGGAATWDLVQVESDELAVGCEEGLFEKMDYSKIGGEAAYIPPSVNPCGVGAILYDFVLGYDKDKLKDAPNGWADFFDTKKIPGKRALRHGVAPKDVYKVLATDEGVERAFKKLDTIKGDIVWWKAGAQPPQLLASGEVAMTSVYNGRIDTANKNDKKNFGIVWDGALFTLDSWVILKGSPNKDAAYKFLDFAGKAENQSKLSQNIAYGTSNKDAAALLAPAVLKDLPTAPDNIKNAVEINVGFWLENIDRLTERFNKWAAK from the coding sequence ATGCTGAAGCGCAAGACTGGCAAGATTGCTCTGGGGTTCGCCGTGGCGTTCAGCGCCAGCGCCGCGCTGGCCACGGTCGCGCAGGCGCGTAACCTCACCGTCGTATCGTGGGGCGGCGCCTATCAGGATGCCCAGAAGAAGGTCTATTTCGAGCCGTTCAAGAAGGCAGCCGGCGTCGCGATGAACGACGAGTCCTGGGACGGCGGCGTCGGCGTGTTGCGCGCCAAGGTGCAGGGTGGTGCCGCCACCTGGGACCTCGTCCAGGTCGAGAGCGACGAACTCGCGGTCGGCTGCGAGGAAGGCCTGTTCGAGAAGATGGATTATTCCAAAATCGGCGGCGAGGCCGCCTATATCCCGCCGTCGGTCAATCCCTGCGGCGTCGGCGCCATCCTTTACGATTTCGTTCTCGGCTACGACAAGGACAAGCTGAAGGACGCCCCCAACGGCTGGGCCGACTTCTTCGACACCAAAAAGATTCCGGGCAAGCGCGCCTTGCGTCACGGCGTCGCACCGAAGGACGTCTACAAGGTGCTGGCGACCGACGAGGGCGTCGAGCGCGCGTTCAAGAAGCTGGACACCATCAAGGGCGACATCGTCTGGTGGAAGGCCGGCGCCCAGCCGCCGCAATTGCTCGCCTCCGGCGAGGTGGCGATGACCTCGGTCTACAATGGCCGCATCGACACCGCGAACAAGAACGACAAGAAGAATTTTGGCATCGTATGGGACGGAGCGCTCTTCACCCTCGACAGCTGGGTCATCCTGAAGGGCAGCCCGAACAAGGACGCGGCCTACAAGTTCCTGGACTTCGCGGGCAAGGCGGAGAACCAGTCAAAGCTGTCGCAGAACATCGCCTATGGCACCTCGAACAAGGACGCAGCCGCCCTGCTCGCGCCCGCCGTTCTCAAGGACCTGCCGACAGCGCCTGACAACATCAAGAACGCGGTTGAGATCAATGTTGGCTTCTGGCTCGAGAACATCGACCGCCTGACCGAGCGCTTCAACAAATGGGCCGCGAAGTAA